The sequence TCAATTTTGTTGTCTATTTTATTAAATGTTTCTTCTGTTATATGTTTTCTGTGCTTTGCGACAAGCAATTGTGTTGTTAATTCAAATGAAGATCCTAAAGAATAATCTATAAAATTACTAAAAGATTTATTAGTTCTAGCAGACCCTTCTGCAATATTGCTAGGAATAGATACAGAGCAACGACTAATTTGAGAACTTAAATCATATCTTTCGTGTTTTGGAAAATCAGATAAGATATCAGAAATGTCATTAGCTATCTCAATTCCTAACTGCCAAATTTTAAGATTCTTGTAATTATGTCTTTTATTAGCACTCATTATTAACTACATCTATATCCTCTTCTCTCTATTCTTTGTTCTCTATTCTTTGTTCTTTGTATTCTAAATCCCTAAAACATCTTTC is a genomic window of Flavobacterium jumunjinense containing:
- a CDS encoding four helix bundle protein, coding for MSANKRHNYKNLKIWQLGIEIANDISDILSDFPKHERYDLSSQISRCSVSIPSNIAEGSARTNKSFSNFIDYSLGSSFELTTQLLVAKHRKHITEETFNKIDNKIEEFQRMTMSFQNGLN